The following is a genomic window from Pseudomonas purpurea.
CGGCGGCCGCACTGGCCAGCAAAGTGACCTACCGCGACTGGCAGCAGCAGCCGACTATTCAGCCGATCGAAACCAACAAAGGCATCAGCGTCGCCCGCAGTCGCCTGGCCACCCTGCTCAACCGGCCACTGTATGACCTCGACCGTCTCGACCTTTCGGCTACCAGTACCTTGCAAAGCGATTTGCAAGCCCAGGCCACCGAGTACCTGAAACACCTGGCCGACCCGACGTTCGCCGCGCAAATGGGCCTGCTTGGCGAACGTTTGCTGACGCCCACCAGCACCACTCAGGTGCGCTACAGCTTCACCCTGCTGGAGCTGACGCCCGACGGTTCGCGCGTACGGGTACAGACGGACAGCACCGACCAACCGTTCGACATCAACGAAGGCAGCAAGCTGGAACTGGGTTCCACCGCCAAGCTGAGGGTGCTGACCACCTACCTGCAAATCATCTCGGAACTGCACGACCGCTATGGCGCGCAAACGCCAGCAGAACTGAAGAAAGTCGAGGTGGCCGACCAGGATCGCCTGACCCGCTGGGCCGTCGACTACCTGATCCAGAACAATGACCGCAGCCTGCCGAAAATGCTCGCCGCCGCCCTCGACCGCAAGTACTCGGCGAGCCCCGGCGAGGCGTTCTTTACCGGTGGAGGCCTGCACACGTTCCACAACTTTCGCAGTGAAGACAACGGCCGCATGCCGACCCTGCGCGATGCCTTGCGCGAGTCGATCAACCTGCCGTTCATTCGCCTGATGCGTGACCTGGTGCGCTACAGCACTTACTCCGGCCCCAGCAACAGCGCCCAATTGCTCAAGGATGACGACGATCCACGTCGGCAGGAGTACCTGGCGCAATTCGCCGACCGCGAAGGCACGTCGTTCCTGCTGCGCTTCTGGAAAAAATACCGGAACAAGGACACCCAGGCTCGCCTCGACACCTTCCTGGACAGCATGCACCCCACCGCCATTCGCCTGGCCGCCGTGCACCGCTACCTGCTGCCGGAGGCCAGTCAGGAAAGTTTCAACAGCTTCGTGCGCTCGCACCTGAAGGCCGTCAAGACCACCGATAAAAAAACCGGCAAGAGCACCGAAAAACTCACCGACGAACGTCTGGACAAACTCTATACAAGCTATGGTCCCGGCGCGTTCGACTTGCCCGACCAGGGCTTCATCGCCAAGGTCCACCCGCTGGACCTGTGGCTGATGGGCTACCTGCTGAACAACCCCGACGCCAAGTTCAGCCAGATTGTGAAAGCCAGCGAATTCGAGCGGCAGGAAGTCTATAGCTGGCTGTTCAAGAGCCGGCACAAGAGCGCGCGTGACAGCCGCATCCGCACCATGCTGGAGATCGAAGCGTTCCTCGACATTCACCAGCGCTGGCAGAAAGTCGGCTATCCGTTCGATCACCTGGTGCCGTCACTGGCCACCGCCATCGGCAGCTCCGGCGATCGCCCGGCGGCGCTGGCGGAACTGATCGGCACCATCCTCAACGACGGCGTGCGCATGCCGACTTTGCGCATCGACAGCCTGCATTTCGCCGCCGATACGCCCTATGAAACCCAACTGATCAACGACCCGGACAACGGCAAACGGGTCATGCCGTCGGAAGTCGCCACGGCCTTGCGCGAAGCCCTCTCGCAAGTGGTGGACGCCGGTACGGCGAAACGCGTGGCGGGCAGTTTCAAACTGGCCGATGGCACACCGCTGGCCATGGGCGGCAAGACCGGGACCGGCGATAACCGCATCGAAGCCATCGGGCCCGGCGGACGGATTCTCAGCTCCAAATCGATCAACCGCACCGCCACGTTTGTCTTCTACATCGGCGACAGCCACTTCGGCACCCTCACCGCCTACGTGCCCGGCGCCTCGGCGCAGGCCTTCAAGTTCACCTCGGCGTTGCCTGTGCAAGTGCTCAAGGGCATGGCGCCGATTCTCACGCCGTACTTGCAACCGGGCACCCACACCCTGTGTCAGGCGACCATGGCCAACCGTTGATCACACGATAACTATGTAGCTCATTCACGCGGCACGTCTGAGTAGGCTGGGGCTTTCCCGACTGACTCAAGGAGACGAGCCGTGTCTGAATTTCCAGGAAGCCCACACGGGTTACCCGCCCTCAACAATCAGGGCGCACATTTTCAACTCATCAAGAATGCCATTTCGCCGCACCATTTCCAGGCGACTGCCGATCGACGTGCCGCACTCAAGCAAACCCGGCCGATCACGCCCGCTTGGTACGACAACGCGTCACCGGAACAGAAGAACCAGCTTAAGGCCCTCAATGATGCACTCTTGAAATCCCAGAACGAGCAGGACCGGATTTTCAAGAAAACCCTGAAAAACATTCATGACTTCGCCAGGGAGCTGCTGCTGCCGGAGCTGAAAAAACTCGATGCCAACCTCGACCCCGATACAACCTGGCTGAGGCTCTATGCCCCAAAAAGCCTGGGCCTGTTCGGCATCAAGAGCGGTGGCTTTGCCGTCAAGACGTTTTCGTTGTTGCACGCTGCGCTGCACAACTTCGAATCAGAGGAAGTCGAGCCCGGATTCTTTGACAGCAGCTCTGGCTTCATCAGCCAACCCGACAAGCGAGGACACTTCGATCGCGTCCGAACGTCGCTGGGCATCGAGACTTTCACACGCCTGTCTCGAACCCTGGACATTGGTGGGAAGTACCAGGCTTACCTCAAGGGTTTTCTGCGCCCTGAAGACCCGGTCGCCCGCACGTTTCTGCAGAACAAGGTGACAACCCATCAGAAAAACGCCCTGAAAGCCGCGGCGTACATGGCACTGGTCAAAAAAGACATTGAGCAACGCGATTACGAACTGCTGCTGAAGGTGGTCGCTGGTCAACAAAAGATCATGGAGGGTGACAAGCAGGTTTTCTTCACCAGCCTGAGTGTCATGGGCCTGAGGCTGTCCGACTGCATGGTCTTCATGCCCACCGTTCCACATCGCTATCACCACGGCTATGTGATTGCCTACATTCCCGATGACCCTGAACACCCGGTCAAGCGCTACGCCTCGTTTTCCGAGTTCGAACAAGAGTTGACCCGACAATTCATGTTCCGCCCGCAAGGCAGTGCCAGCGGACAAGCGACTCTGGAACCGACCGACTACCAGGTTTTTTTCAGCCGGTTCGTGGCCGAGCGAGACAAATCCTATTACTTCAGTCGCTTTACCGAGCAGGTCAGCGACGGTCCACCGGAGTCCTTTGCGGTCGCCTGGCGGCGTCATGAACTGGTTCGGATCACCGAACAGGCGCTGCTGCATACCGCGCTGCCAGGCCCACCGGATCGGGATACACGCCGCGACCCGATAGACTCCCCCAACTTCTACATCCGGGGTGTGACCATGAGAGGCAAAGGGTTGTGGGAGTCTTTCGACCCTTGGTCATTGCTTCACGACATCAAGCTGGATCGTCTGTTTGAGGATGCCCGCATCATGGCGGTCCCCACCGAGGATCAGAATGCCAAGGCGCGATCAGCGCGCTGGGCCAACTACCTGAACATCGGTTTCACCACTGTCGGTGTATTTGCGATGTTCGTGCCGGGCCTCGGCGAAGCCATGCTGGTGGTCATGGCCGGCCAGTTGCTGTCAGAAGTCCTCGAAGGCGCCATAGAACTCAGCGAAGGTGACCGCGAGGCCGGTTGGGCGCACATTAGCGACGTCATCGAAAACGTCGCCACCGCCGCCGTCCTCGCGCCGGTGTTCCACTACACGGTTTCACCTTTCATCGAGGGATTGAAGCCGATCAAACTGCCCGATGGCAAAACCCGCTTGTGGAAACCCGACCTGGAACCTTACCGCTTCAAGGGGCGACTGCCGGAACACCTCGCCCCGATTGAACCGGGCGTCTACCGGCATGCCGGAAAAAACCTCGTGCAGCTCGATACACACTTCTATGAGGTCAAGGACAACTTCCGAACCGGCCCTGCAACAACTCCAGCACCCCGCGCGCACCGACGCCTACCAACCGGCATTCAGCCATAACGGTGCCGGCGCTTACGTGCTCGACGTCGAGCAACCCCGCACATGGGACACGACAACCCTGCTACGTCGGATGGGACGCTCGGTGAACGACCTGAGCGAGAGCCAACGTGAAGAGGCCCTGCGGACCAGCGGCACACAGCCCGACGAACTGCGCAGGATGTACGTCGAAAACGCCACGCCCCCTCCGTTGTTCGACGACACGCTCACCCGGTTGGCCGTCGACGACGACGTGCAAACCTTCATCGACCAGATGAACAGCGACGATCCCGCGTTCTACGCCCAGGCAAGCCCCATCACTCAATTGCACCTTATGACGCGTTACGGCCTCTGGCCCGACGGTGTCTCGATGCGAATTCTCGACAATCAGTTCAGCACCGTCTGGGAGTACACCAGCTCAAAAGCGGCGCAGGGCCGCAAACTGATCGTGCAATTGAGTGAACGACAGTTACTCGAGAACAAGCTGCTGGACAGTGTGATGGAAACACTCGATGCCAATGCGACGTCGGTCATTCTCGACCAACCGCTCGGCAGCCCGCACGCCTCGCTCACGGTTCGTACCCGCCAGCTACGCCAGAAACTGGCAGCACTGGCACAGCAAAACCGGGCAGCGCTGTTCAATGATGACTACGCCAGCCGCAGCCATACCCGCGACAAGCCTGCCGGGGTGATCAAGCGCCAGTTCCCTGAACTGCCCACAACCGTGATCGAACGCCTGTTGACCCGCGCCGATCCACTGGAAGGCGCCGCCATCAATGACGAAGAGCGCATTCCCCTGCGTTTGAAAAATATCGCCCGGGAGCTGCAATCCGAAGTACAGGCCACCCGGGCCAGTGAAGGGTTTGTTCGCGATTCGCTGTTTACCCGACACACCGAACGGCTGGTACTCGGCGCCCTGCGCCAGAACACCGACACCTTCGGTGACCTGCGAATCGAGGTCCGCGAGGGCCGCGTCGACGGTCCACTGAGCAGTGACGCGGGCCCACGGGATGCCTCGACCGTCAGGTTGCTGATCAACAAGGCAGCGCAGCGCTACGAGGTCCGCGACGCACAACACAACCTGCTGCATGAGGCGGATGACTTCTATGAGTCCATCCTGCGCGCACTGCCCGACAAACAGCGCAGAGCCCTGGGTTACCGCGTTGGCCAGGGCGAGTTCTTCAAACAATGGGTCGCGGCCAAAACCGAACGGCCCAGCGTGCGCCGCACACTATTGGCAGAACCGCCCGTGCGGGGGGCGCCGCGTCGCGAAACCCTGCTTTTGGTTCGCGGTGGAGGCCAGAGCAGAGAAGCCACGACCCTGACCGAAAAGGTCCAGGACCTCTACCCCAGCATGAACCTCCATGACGTAACCTCGTTCGTTGAATCCTTGAACCGTCACCCCGAGCCATTCGCCGCCGTCGAGCAGCTTGAGCAAGAGCTCGATGAACTGCGCGTCACCCTGAACAAATGGCGCTATCAACAGCCCGAAAAATGGGGCCCCGGCAGCCCGAATTTTGTCGACGGCGGACGATACATCTCCAAGCAACTGATCAAGTGTTTCGAAAGGCAAACCCGAACGCTCGATGCACCGGGGCCGCAGTTGGACAGCGGTTACACCCTGGATTTGTCGAGTGCTTACAAGCAGGACATCAGTGTGGGCCACTGGTGGAAAACGCTGCCGGATCTGGGCAAGTACCTGGATAAAATCACGGCACTGAACCTGGACAACACCCCGTTTCCCACGCAAGCCAATGGCCTGCTGAAAGACTTCCGACAGCTGCGCAGCCTGTCGGCACGTCGATGCCATTTGACCGCGCTGCCTGAACACATCGGCCAGATGCACTGGCTCAAGACGCTACGGTTGAGCGACAACTTCATCCCGTTGACGGACGAGAATGTTCAGCAACTCAAAGACCTGACGCGCCTGGAAATCCTGAGGCTCGATAACAATCCATTGGGGCATCTACCAGACGTCAGCCGCATGCCGGCGTTGCGCGAATTGACGCTGTTCAATACCAACATCGACACCTGGCCAGAAGGTCTCTGGGCCAAACGCCGACCCCGCGGGTTTTTCCTCGACATGAGGTTCAACCCCATTACAAAGATCCCCGAGGTCGTTCCGGGCTCCGATGAAGCGTTCATCGTGGCGCGAACACGCCTCAATTCAATAGACCTGTCGGAGCCGAACCGACTGCAATATGAAAACTATCGGACTTCGGCGGGAATCCCCCGCCGTCACGCCTACAACGCACCCGCCGAAAACGTCAGGGAAAAATGGCCAAGGTCCAATGATGCGGGCTGGTGGGGACCTCTCGATGGGCGAGGCGTTGCCAGGCCCGTAGCCTGGTCTGACCTGGGCGCCGAACCCGGCTCAACTGATTTTTTCAGTGTCATCGATAGCCTGACGCAGTCCGCCGACTACCGCGCCAGCGGCGACGCACGCCTGCAATTGTCTTCACGGGTGTGGCGAACCATCGATGCCATGGACCTGAATGCCGGGCTGCGTGAAAAGCTGTTCGCCATGGCCTCCACCCCCGCCAACTGCGCCGACGCGGGTGCTCAACTCTTCAACAACATGGGCGTGCAAGTGCTGGCCGCCGAGGCGCACGCGTTTTCAACCTCCAACGCCGTGCTGGAGAGCAAACTGGTGGCGCTGGCCAGGGGCGCCGCACGCCTGGAGCGGGTCAACGAAATTGCGCGCGCCGACATCCAGGCACGCGGAGGTGACCCGGATGACGTCGAAGTCTATCTGGCCTACCAGACCTCCCTGGCCAAGCGCCTGGACCTGCCGTGGCAGTCGCAACGCATGCTCTATCGGGTCGTTGCCGGTGTCAGCGAAACCAGCATCGAGCAAGCCTTTGAAACGGTGACCGCGCTTGAGGAAGGCGACGGCCTGGTGGACTCGATGAATGAGCGAGACTTCTGGATCAACTACCTGAACGAGCGCTTCCCAGGCAAGTTCAGAGAAAATGAAGCGCTGTATCAGACAAGGTCGGGCCTGTTGACCGACCTGATCACGGCGCAACGGGAGTGGGCCGCCTCCGAGGAGTTGACCGCCGGGCAACGAACCATGTTGCAAGAGCGCCTGGCCGTTCTGGTGGACAGCCTGTCGATACCTCGCGAGGAGGTCTTTACCGATCAGCCGATGTCGGTGCAAACAGAGGATCGCCTGAACAATGAAATGCACGATCAGGAAAAGAACCTGAGCAGGCGCCTGACACACGATGCACTGAAAAAAGCCGGCCTGTAACAGGCTGCCCCCACCCTCACAGCAATGTGCTCGAAAGGTGAATGCGCCTTCACCTTTTGAGTCTTGACGCTTGAAGCGTGATCACACTTGCGAATCCCAAATCACCGTTACGCTGCCAGAAAATCGCTCGCTCCCCAGTTTCAGCATCTGCCGGACACCGTCCTTTTCCACCGAGAAATGCAGGGTTCCCGGTTTACGCGCCACATACAGGCTCGGTTCAAAGTGCTCGGTGCCTTGACCATCCAGCAACAGGGGCTGACGATTCACGGCTTGGCCAAGGCTCGTCATCCCCGCAGGAAGGGTCACGGCCACATCGACGGCCACGCGGTTTCCCGCCACATCTTGTAGGCCACAGGTGTTGCCCACGTTGATAGCACAACTCAATTGCATCTTGAACGGCGTCGAGGCCCAGAGGTTGAAGGTCTGGTCGCGGAACAAGCGAGTCAGCTTGCGGTGCTGCTGCAACCAGGCCTGCCAACCGCCCTGAGGTATCAGTTGCACCTGATTGCCGCCGGGAGGGATTTCCACGGCAAGCACATGCTCCACGGTCAGGGTGAAGTCCAGCATAAGGCTGCCATCACTGGGACGCATGATGTCGCCCGTATCAAAATCGCCACCCGGTCCTACGCTGTACACCATCGGGCCCCGATACGTGCCGGGAGCCATCTTGAGCGGATCGGGTGTTTTCAGTTGGTAAGCGAAATCCATGTTTTCGTAGGCGATGTCAGGAATGTCGAACAGGGCCTGGTTGGAACACACGCCTGCCACCGGAGTCATCCAGAAGAAAGACCAACTGAAATCCGTGTATTTAGAATAGGGCCCTTCGGTGCAAGGCCTGGGCGCCTCGATCCAACTCCCATTCCACCAAAGCTTGTCGTGCGCCCGATAGGCATCCAAATCATCCAGGCCAACCAGATCCTGCACCCGCTGTGACAATCGCTAAGCCCCGCCGATGCCGGCGATCCGCACCTGAACGGTAAAGGACTGACCGCTCTCATTGGTCACACTCACATCTCGCCAACCGGCCGGGACACTGAAGATGGCCCCCTGACGTGGATCGGGGTGATTAGCCACAATGGATCGAGCAGATTCCATCGTGATAGAAGTGCCGAGACTGAATATCCCCCAGCGCTTGCACTCCGACGGCAGTCGCTCACAGTAGCCGCTGTTGCGTGTCGTGTTCTTGAATTCATTGACATGTGGCCGGGATGGGTCAGGGCTGAATTCAGCGGTGATCTGTATCACCTCCGCTTGCGCTGGCGCTGCGCACAATAGAACCCCGGCCAATACCCAACCATTGCAGCGCTTCAGACTCATGGATTCACCGCCTCGAACATCAGGTGCACCGTCCCGAAGTACGAACCCGGGACGTAACCATCAACCGGCTTCACCGCCTCGATCTCCAGTTGTACCCGCTGCCCGACACGCGCCTGTTCGTCATTGACCACCGGCGTGTCGAGCAACGACAACAACTCCCGGTTGAACCGCACGTTCAGCTCGATACGCTCGCGCCCGTTGAACAGGTAAGGCATCACTGCCAACCGCGCAGAAACGCTGCCATTCACATTCTTCACATCGAACGGTTCGCGCAACGGGCGCAGCTCTTCGGTCACCGGGTGCCAAGCCATGACCTGCTCGCGCTCCAGAAACCCCGAATTGACCGGCAGCACATAAAACTCGTGGGTAGGAAGGGTGACCGAGACATGAAATTCCTGCTCTTCACGTATGCCCCAGGCCAGGCTGCTGACCAGTAACAGGGCGCCACCCACCCTCGCACGCAGCCCTGCTTCCCGGTAACGACTCACCCTTTCACCTCATGTTTTTTCTGCTCGGCACCTTCCACCAGCTTGAACTGGTAATGCCTGCCGGCCTGCTTCTGGAAGCTGAAGACCTTGCCCGGCATCACATGGCTTTTAGTCACCGGAGCGCAGTCGTTTTCATCCTTGACGGCGCAGTCCTTGAACTCGTCGACTACCACCACCGTATTGCCATTATTGGTCAGCGTGTAGTTAACGGCGCCGTTGTCAATCTGGGTGCTATAGCGAGAGTCCTTGGGGCGCACGAAAAAAATCGTGCCATAGCCCGCCAACACATTGACCCCGGCCGACAGTGATTGCTTGTATTGCTCACGCTCCTCGACAGGGATCGCGAACTCATCTTCTTTCTCGGGGACAACCGGGACAAACCGCACCCGGAAATAACGCTCGCGATCACGCTCGCCCATAAACAGCAGACGCGTACCCTGCATACCGTTGGCCGGGACGATCAGCCGCGCAGGACTGGCCATCAGCCCCTCTCGGGAAGCACCGTCACCTTGTGGCTTGAGCTCCGCTTCTTCGGGTTTACCCTGCGCGTCGTAGATAATTTCCAGAATGTTGACCTTGACGAATGCCGTGCTGTCACCGCCATTGAATACCCGTTTCAGGTAAGTACTTTTGTCCCCGTCCAGGTAGTCGTAAACCACCCCCACATTGATTGCCGGCCCGGCGTGGGCGATCAGCGGCAACAAACCTGCACACAGCAGTACCCATCGATAATTCATTTTCTTGTCCTCTTGGTAATAAACAGTGATCGGCTGAAATCGGTGGGGTGATCAGACTTCCGAATCCCAGATCACCGTGACGTTACCCGCGTAGGTTTTGGCGGGCCCGGTGAGCATTTCCTCGACGGCCGGGCGGGCGATTTCGAAGTGCAGGGTTCCCGGTTTTCGATCGATGTAGTGGCCGGGTTGAAAGAGCTCGGTGCCACTGCCGTCGCGCAACAACGGGCGCCGGTTGACCGGTTGCCCCGCCGCGTCGGTCATGCCATTGGGCAGGGTGACGGCGATATCCACAGGCACTGCGCCCCCGGAGTTGGGCTCATACAACATGCAGGTATTGCCACCGTCGCCATACTGACAAGCGAGGCGCATCTTGAAACGGCTGGACGCCGACAGATTGAACGTCTGGTCCCGGAACAAGCGCTCCGGTTTGCGGTTGCGTTGCAGCCAGGCCTGCCAGCCCCCTTGAGGGACCAACTCCACACGGTTACCGCCCGGAGGTACTTCCACTTTGAGGGTGTGTTGAACATCCAGGGTGAAGTTAAAGGTCATCAGGCCATCGACCGGGATCATGATGTCGCCGAAATCGAAATCACCTCGGGGTTGCATCGTGTAAGTGATATTGCCGACGTATTGCCCCGTCGACATGCTCAATGGCTTGGGTGTTTTAAGTTCGTAGGCATATTCAAGCGTGCGATACAGCAAGTCAGGGATTTCAGTACCGGGGGTCACGGTACACGCCCCGGCGTTTTCCGGTACAACCCAGAAAAAGTTTGCTGACGTGGTGTCTGCCGTAAAAAAACTGGTCGCGATACATGGAGCAGGCGGCGTCCGCCAAAATGTGCTCCATCCCACTCCCGGCCAGCCCCAGTAAGAGACATTCGGCGCCTTCCAATTGCTTCCGACACCGGCAATTCGCATCTCTACCGTCTCGACTTCCCCGGTACCGACATGCGTGACCTGTACAGGTCGCCACTCCGACGGCACCTTGAACATCGCCGCTCGTCGAGAATCAGGCCCCGCGGTGAGTGCCGGCATGGGTGCGTTGGCTAGCGCCCTGAAGCTTTCGTCTCGCAGACTGAAAATCCCCAGCCTCTCGCATTGAAGCTGGATATGCGACTTGCACACGGAACTGATCGGGGTGGTGTTGGTGAACTTGTTCACCTGGGGGTTTGTCGGGTCCGGCCGGAATACGGCCGTGATGTCATAGGTCACGGCACGCACCGGATCAGCGAATAGCATGCCGACGAAGAACACACCTTGAAGGCGTCGTCCAAACTGTTTGTTCATCATTGATCAACCTGCCTGTTCAGCCTTGTAAGTGGAGTCGGCGAGGGTGTCCGCCGTGCAGCGCAAGTCACCGATCATCAACACATCCTGCTCGACGCGGGCCTTGCTCGGGTCGAGACGGAACTGGCACAGCAACTGATTGCCATGACGCACTTCCAGGGTCGGCGAACCGGCGTTCATTTCCATGGAGAAGAACCCGTCGACTTCACTCACCCCACGACTGGCGTGGTTGATGATGTGATGGCCTCTAAGTGGCTGACCCTGCGGGTCGAGCAAACGACCGAGCACGGTCAGGGTTCGCATTACGCGGACCTTGCGATACTCCACGCCACCCTTGTTCAGGTGATAGCTCGTTCGGGCCGGCTGGATGGTGGCGGCCGGCACATGGTTGCCTTCGAAGTCGAAGCTCACGGAGCTGCTCTTGTAGGCCGTGATTGGCACAAAGTTGCGCCCCGGACGCAGGGCCGTGCTGCCACCGCTCAAGTCGTCGGCGCGCAAGGCGATTTCATCCACGTCCGACTCCACATCGATAATCATTCCAGCACCCTGCCCATTGTGCTGGCTGGTGAGGGCCATTGTCTGACCGCCCACGGCGAAGGTGCTGTTCAGGTTCAAGCCGCCGGTGAAGTCGCCGCTGTAAGAGGAGCGCTGGACAAAGGCGTCACCCATCAGTGTGTCCGTCATGAAGTTCGCGGTGCCGGACACGCCCACACCGTAAGTGTCGGTAATGCCGGTGGCCGAGACGCTTTGCAGCACATGGTTTTGCAGGTCTTTGCGGTAAGTCAGCGATGCATTGTTATCCCGCCCGCCATCGCGTGAAGTACGCGAACCAATGCTGCCGGAGATGTGCTCCCCCGGCGCCCCAAGGGCCAGGCTGACGCTCAGGTCCACACCACGGTTACGGTCATTACCGCTGCTGACACTGCCCGGTCGATCAAACACGGTAAATCGCCAGTTGGCATCGCTGCCAAACAGGTTGCCGCGCTGGCTCCAGCCCAGGTCCAGGCCCATGCCTTCGACGTTACCTTCACTGTGGGATACGCGGGCGTTGAGCGAGGTGCGCTGGTTCAAACGATGACTCACCGACAACGACGAATTGCTGGCCTGGCCGTTGTAGACGTTGCGCTGGCGAATACGCGTGCCGTCCGGCAGGGTTTCGTAGGTGTTGCGCGTGTCCAGCCAACTGCGGTTGTGGCTGGCAACCACGTTGCCCGAGCTATAGCTGTATAGCCCTTGCACATCGAGGCCGGTGCCCTGGTTCTGAGTCTGATAGATGTTGGCAAACACGCTGGCGTTGTTGGCCATCGTCCAGTCGACCGAGGTGCCCAATTGCAACGCGTCACGAACCTGACGCCCCGAGACCCCAAGGATCACGCGTGGGTGCAACAGGAAGTTGAACGCGGCACCGGCCGTCATGTCGCCCTCGGCATGCTCCTCCCAGTTACTCAGCAGTTTGCTTTCCCGACCGGCAAACAGGTTATAGCGCCAACGTTCATCGTGGTTGCGCCAGTTGTTGGGCTTGTAGACCAGCTCCTGAGTGCTGGAGGTTATCTGGCCGTCTTCGATCAGGCGTATTTCGACTTCATAAATACCACCGGGCAATGGCCGGGTATCGAGGGTCTGCAAACCGGCGGGCACCGGTTGCGTGTTGATCAGCAGACCATTGCGATAGATCTCCACCGACCCCAGACGATTGGCCGTGACGTAAATCGGGTAGACGCTGGGTGTGGGGTTGTTGACCGCCAGGCTGTCGGAGCTGCCGTACATCACGCCGATCGCCGTATCCGGGCTGGCGCCAAATGCACGCGGCTGACGACTCAAGCCCTCGGAGTTGGGCGTGAAATAACCCAGGCGCACAAAGGTGCCTTGCAATTCTCGCTGGCTGTAGAGTTCGTATACCGCGTGATAGAGCTTGTCATCCTCCCCCCCCAAGCGTGCCAGTTGCATATTCACGCTTTGGGTCCAGTTGCCCAGGCTGGCGCTGGCCTCCAGGCCATAACGGCCGCCCAGGTCCTGCCCTTGCCCACCGTTGAGGTTCAACTGGTTGTGCACGATCAAGCCGCTGCTGCCGCCTTCGGGTAACGCGTAATGGCGTTTGGTTTCAGTGTCGCGCTCGGCGTTTTCAGTGACAATCGATACCAGCGACTTAGCCAGGTTGTAATGCACGGCCAGCATCTGCTCTGGGCAACTGCCTTCGCAGGCGCCCAGGGCCACGCCTTTTTGCAAATAAGCCGACCATATTTCACGTTCATTGGCCTGGAAGCGACTGTCACTGGTATCGGTGAATTCGAGCAAGGTGATGCGATCATCGCGCGTTAACACAATCATCGCCTCACCGAGCATTTGTTGATCAAGTTCCATCCGAACAGCCAGCGGCACGTCGAAGAAGTGCTCCTCGAAATCCGCAGGCAAACCTTTGGCTTGAGCGAGCAAACCTC
Proteins encoded in this region:
- a CDS encoding NEL-type E3 ubiquitin ligase domain-containing protein; the protein is MRSRTTSEPALQQLQHPARTDAYQPAFSHNGAGAYVLDVEQPRTWDTTTLLRRMGRSVNDLSESQREEALRTSGTQPDELRRMYVENATPPPLFDDTLTRLAVDDDVQTFIDQMNSDDPAFYAQASPITQLHLMTRYGLWPDGVSMRILDNQFSTVWEYTSSKAAQGRKLIVQLSERQLLENKLLDSVMETLDANATSVILDQPLGSPHASLTVRTRQLRQKLAALAQQNRAALFNDDYASRSHTRDKPAGVIKRQFPELPTTVIERLLTRADPLEGAAINDEERIPLRLKNIARELQSEVQATRASEGFVRDSLFTRHTERLVLGALRQNTDTFGDLRIEVREGRVDGPLSSDAGPRDASTVRLLINKAAQRYEVRDAQHNLLHEADDFYESILRALPDKQRRALGYRVGQGEFFKQWVAAKTERPSVRRTLLAEPPVRGAPRRETLLLVRGGGQSREATTLTEKVQDLYPSMNLHDVTSFVESLNRHPEPFAAVEQLEQELDELRVTLNKWRYQQPEKWGPGSPNFVDGGRYISKQLIKCFERQTRTLDAPGPQLDSGYTLDLSSAYKQDISVGHWWKTLPDLGKYLDKITALNLDNTPFPTQANGLLKDFRQLRSLSARRCHLTALPEHIGQMHWLKTLRLSDNFIPLTDENVQQLKDLTRLEILRLDNNPLGHLPDVSRMPALRELTLFNTNIDTWPEGLWAKRRPRGFFLDMRFNPITKIPEVVPGSDEAFIVARTRLNSIDLSEPNRLQYENYRTSAGIPRRHAYNAPAENVREKWPRSNDAGWWGPLDGRGVARPVAWSDLGAEPGSTDFFSVIDSLTQSADYRASGDARLQLSSRVWRTIDAMDLNAGLREKLFAMASTPANCADAGAQLFNNMGVQVLAAEAHAFSTSNAVLESKLVALARGAARLERVNEIARADIQARGGDPDDVEVYLAYQTSLAKRLDLPWQSQRMLYRVVAGVSETSIEQAFETVTALEEGDGLVDSMNERDFWINYLNERFPGKFRENEALYQTRSGLLTDLITAQREWAASEELTAGQRTMLQERLAVLVDSLSIPREEVFTDQPMSVQTEDRLNNEMHDQEKNLSRRLTHDALKKAGL
- a CDS encoding CS1 type fimbrial major subunit is translated as MSRYREAGLRARVGGALLLVSSLAWGIREEQEFHVSVTLPTHEFYVLPVNSGFLEREQVMAWHPVTEELRPLREPFDVKNVNGSVSARLAVMPYLFNGRERIELNVRFNRELLSLLDTPVVNDEQARVGQRVQLEIEAVKPVDGYVPGSYFGTVHLMFEAVNP
- a CDS encoding molecular chaperone, giving the protein MNYRWVLLCAGLLPLIAHAGPAINVGVVYDYLDGDKSTYLKRVFNGGDSTAFVKVNILEIIYDAQGKPEEAELKPQGDGASREGLMASPARLIVPANGMQGTRLLFMGERDRERYFRVRFVPVVPEKEDEFAIPVEEREQYKQSLSAGVNVLAGYGTIFFVRPKDSRYSTQIDNGAVNYTLTNNGNTVVVVDEFKDCAVKDENDCAPVTKSHVMPGKVFSFQKQAGRHYQFKLVEGAEQKKHEVKG
- a CDS encoding CS1-pili formation C-terminal domain-containing protein, which gives rise to MFPMTPIAAALVLCACVSASASASASALAAPTKDSTTPRGLLAQAKGLPADFEEHFFDVPLAVRMELDQQMLGEAMIVLTRDDRITLLEFTDTSDSRFQANEREIWSAYLQKGVALGACEGSCPEQMLAVHYNLAKSLVSIVTENAERDTETKRHYALPEGGSSGLIVHNQLNLNGGQGQDLGGRYGLEASASLGNWTQSVNMQLARLGGEDDKLYHAVYELYSQRELQGTFVRLGYFTPNSEGLSRQPRAFGASPDTAIGVMYGSSDSLAVNNPTPSVYPIYVTANRLGSVEIYRNGLLINTQPVPAGLQTLDTRPLPGGIYEVEIRLIEDGQITSSTQELVYKPNNWRNHDERWRYNLFAGRESKLLSNWEEHAEGDMTAGAAFNFLLHPRVILGVSGRQVRDALQLGTSVDWTMANNASVFANIYQTQNQGTGLDVQGLYSYSSGNVVASHNRSWLDTRNTYETLPDGTRIRQRNVYNGQASNSSLSVSHRLNQRTSLNARVSHSEGNVEGMGLDLGWSQRGNLFGSDANWRFTVFDRPGSVSSGNDRNRGVDLSVSLALGAPGEHISGSIGSRTSRDGGRDNNASLTYRKDLQNHVLQSVSATGITDTYGVGVSGTANFMTDTLMGDAFVQRSSYSGDFTGGLNLNSTFAVGGQTMALTSQHNGQGAGMIIDVESDVDEIALRADDLSGGSTALRPGRNFVPITAYKSSSVSFDFEGNHVPAATIQPARTSYHLNKGGVEYRKVRVMRTLTVLGRLLDPQGQPLRGHHIINHASRGVSEVDGFFSMEMNAGSPTLEVRHGNQLLCQFRLDPSKARVEQDVLMIGDLRCTADTLADSTYKAEQAG